Proteins encoded in a region of the Arthrobacter sp. U41 genome:
- a CDS encoding IS3 family transposase, whose translation MHGQSGGTYGWRRIRAELLDEYEMIVNRKLIKAVMREQRIAGVPRVRVFRNPLADKRMDADLVKRVFTADGPNRLWLTDVTEHPTREGKVYCCVVLDCFARTAVGRSFSTINDTALVSRAVSQAPHSRDRDGATVMHSDHGTNFTSWGFSENLRQWELTASLGSVGDCFDNAAMETFWGRMQTELLDLKRTWQTVIELVTAMNGWLDYYNGKRRHSYTGYMSPDAYEVLWNDINNPLLFI comes from the coding sequence ATTCACGGGCAGTCCGGCGGGACGTACGGCTGGCGCCGGATTCGTGCCGAGCTGCTGGATGAGTACGAAATGATCGTCAACCGCAAGCTCATCAAGGCTGTCATGCGGGAGCAGCGAATTGCCGGAGTTCCGCGCGTCAGGGTCTTCCGCAACCCGCTGGCAGACAAACGCATGGACGCGGATCTGGTCAAGAGGGTCTTCACCGCCGATGGCCCCAACAGACTGTGGCTGACCGACGTCACGGAGCATCCGACCCGTGAGGGAAAGGTCTATTGCTGCGTAGTGCTCGATTGCTTCGCCCGGACCGCCGTGGGCCGTTCCTTCTCAACGATCAACGACACGGCCCTAGTGAGCCGGGCAGTCAGCCAGGCCCCCCACAGCCGTGATCGGGACGGAGCCACGGTCATGCATTCGGATCACGGCACGAATTTCACATCCTGGGGATTCAGCGAAAACCTGCGCCAGTGGGAGCTTACCGCCTCGCTGGGGAGCGTGGGCGATTGCTTCGACAACGCGGCCATGGAGACCTTCTGGGGGCGTATGCAGACCGAATTGCTGGATCTGAAACGGACCTGGCAGACAGTCATCGAGCTGGTGACCGCCATGAACGGCTGGCTCGATTACTACAACGGCAAACGCCGGCACAGCTACACCGGATATATGAGCCCTGACGCCTACGAAGTACTCTGGAACGACATCAACAATCCGCTCCTTTTCATATAA
- a CDS encoding ISL3 family transposase: MRATTLLNGVLNLAGVRVVDVDPGAGGPLLVRVALKARKRLDCPHCSYSTMAGYDTRWAESSWRHLDFAGRVLVLTMLRRRLVCPSHGVVVQGVPFARPGSRFSTEFEDMIAWLVTRADKTTVSTFARIAWRTVGAICERVVAEQLDESRFEGLVNIGVDEISWRKHHRYLTLVSDHATSKIVWGAPGKNAATLDGFFKEIGPVNTAAIEAVSMDMGPAFAKSVKTNAPGAVICYDPFHVIQVATNALEAFRRSIWQRTRELPDQDIAKKFKGTRWVLLKNPQNLTEKQQATLAGLERTGGLLWDAYQLKESLREVFAGDLNPDDVMEMITTWCDLAAKSNIREFARAAATIRSHTQGIHAAVTRKLSNGRHEGLNNKIRTMTRRSYGFHTPEAALALIMLACGPVEIKLPYQT; this comes from the coding sequence ATGCGTGCTACTACTCTACTCAACGGCGTCTTGAATCTGGCCGGGGTCCGGGTTGTTGACGTTGATCCTGGCGCCGGGGGTCCGCTGCTGGTGCGGGTGGCGTTGAAGGCCCGCAAGCGCCTGGACTGCCCGCACTGCAGCTACTCAACGATGGCCGGGTATGACACCCGGTGGGCGGAATCGTCGTGGCGGCATCTGGATTTCGCCGGCAGGGTCCTGGTGCTCACAATGCTCCGCCGGCGGCTGGTCTGCCCCAGCCACGGCGTCGTGGTGCAGGGCGTGCCGTTCGCCCGGCCCGGCTCCCGGTTCAGCACGGAATTTGAGGACATGATCGCCTGGCTGGTCACCCGTGCGGACAAGACCACGGTGTCCACCTTCGCCCGGATAGCGTGGCGGACCGTCGGGGCGATCTGTGAACGCGTCGTGGCCGAACAACTCGATGAGAGCCGCTTCGAAGGCCTGGTCAATATCGGCGTGGATGAGATTTCCTGGCGCAAACACCACCGCTACCTGACCCTCGTCTCGGACCACGCCACCTCGAAGATCGTCTGGGGCGCACCGGGAAAGAACGCGGCGACACTGGATGGATTCTTCAAGGAGATCGGACCGGTGAACACGGCGGCGATAGAGGCCGTCAGCATGGACATGGGCCCGGCTTTTGCCAAGTCCGTGAAGACCAACGCACCCGGCGCGGTCATCTGCTACGACCCGTTCCACGTCATCCAGGTCGCCACCAACGCGCTGGAAGCCTTCCGCCGTTCCATCTGGCAACGGACCCGTGAGCTGCCCGATCAGGACATCGCGAAGAAGTTCAAAGGAACCCGCTGGGTGCTGCTGAAAAACCCGCAGAACCTCACCGAAAAACAACAAGCCACCCTGGCCGGGCTCGAACGCACCGGAGGGCTGCTCTGGGACGCCTACCAGCTCAAGGAATCCCTCCGGGAGGTCTTCGCCGGCGACCTCAACCCCGATGACGTGATGGAGATGATCACCACCTGGTGCGACCTCGCCGCCAAATCCAACATCCGCGAGTTCGCCAGGGCCGCCGCCACGATCCGATCCCACACCCAAGGGATCCACGCAGCAGTCACCAGGAAACTCTCCAACGGCCGCCACGAAGGACTGAACAACAAGATCCGCACCATGACCCGCAGATCCTACGGATTCCACACCCCCGAAGCCGCCCTCGCCCTGATCATGCTCGCCTGCGGACCCGTCGAAATCAAACTCCCATACCAGACATAA